The nucleotide window CCGGTCCGCTCTCCAGCCCGGCGACCTGGTCTTCTTCTACAGCCCGGTCAGCCACGTGGGCATGTACATCGGCAACGGCCAGATGGTGCACGCCTCCACGTCCGGTCGGCCGGTGATCGTCTCCTCGGTGGACATGAAGGGCTACGTCGGCGCCCGCCGCCTGGTCGGCTGAGCCCCGTCGAGAGCGGGGAGGGCACAGGTGGGCTGCCTAAGCTCGCCGCTGTGTGCACGCTGACCTGCCCGGGCGCCGCCGGATGAGCACTGCAGTCGCGGCGCAGCCCACCACCCGCCGCCTGGCCCTGCTGGTCGCCGCGGTGCTGGGGCTGGCGCTGGCGGTCGTGATCGTCGTCGTCACCCCGTGGCACCTGCTGCCCACCCCGCCCGGGGGCCGCACCCCGGTCGATCCGGCCGCGGCGTTCACCCCCGAGCAGGCCGCCCGCGCCGAGGCGTTCGCCGGCGCGCTCCGGCCGGCGTCGCTGGCCTCGCTGCTGCTGGGGCTGGTCGTGTCGGGGCTGTTCGGACTGACCCAGGCCGGCTCCGCCACCGCCCGCGCCGTGGCCCGGCCGCTGGGCGGTGGCTGGCCCTGGCGGGTGCTGCTGGGCACGCTCGTGATCCTGGTGGTCGGCCGGCTGGCCACCCTGCCGCTGGCCGCCTACGCCGAGGTGGTGCGGCACCGCTACGGGCTGTCCACCCGCGGGTGGGGGCTGTGGGCCCGCGACGTGGCCACCTCGACCGGCATCAACGCCGGACTCACCGCCCTGGGCCTGCTCGTGCTCGTCGGCCTCGCCCGGCGAGCGCCGCGCACCTGGTGGGCCTGGGCGGGTGGCGGTGCCGCCGCGCTGGTGGTCATCGGGTCCTTCCTCTACCCGCTGCTCATCGAGCCGGCGTTCAACCGCTTCGAGCCGATGCCGGCCGGCCCGCTGCGCACCGAGCTGCTCGCGCTGGCCGACCGCAGCGGCACCCCCGTCGAGGACGTCCTGGTCGCCGACGCCAGCCGCCGCACGACCGCGCTGAACGCCTACGTCTCCGGCTTCGGCTCGACCCGGCGGATCGTCGTCTACGACACCCTGCTGGAGCAGGTGCCCGACGAGCAGATCGTGTCCATCGCCGCCCACGAGCTGGGTCACGTGGCCAACGACGACGTCCTCACCGGCACGTTGATCGGCGCGCTCGGCGCTGGTGCGGGGACGGCGCTGCTGGGCTGGCTGCTCAGCTCCACCCCGCTGCTGCGGCGGGCGGGGGCGAGCGGCCCCGGTGACGGTCAGGTCGTCGGCCTGCTCCTCCTGCTGCTGGCCCTGGGCACGCTGGTGTCCACGCCGGTGCAGAACCTGGTCTCCCGGCACATCGAGGCCCGCGCCGACCTGCACGCCCTGGACCTCACCGGCGACCCGGCGTCCTTCATCGCGGTGCAGCGCGCGCTGGGCTCGGCCAACATCAACGACCCCGACCCGCCGGCGGCCTGGCAGTGGTGGTTCGGCAGCCACCCGACGACGGCGCAGCGGATCGCCTTCGCCCAGGACTGGACGGCGGTGCACGGCGGGTGAGCCGCACCCTGGTCGTCACCAACGACTTCCCGCCGCGGCAGGGCGGCATCCAGACGTTCGTCGCCGCGCTGCTGGACACCCGGCCGCCGGAGTCGCTGGTGGTGCTGGCGTCGGACCACCCCGGCTCGGCCGCGTACGACGCCGCGCTGCCCTACGAGGTCGTCCGGATGCCCACCTCGATGCTGCTGCCGACCCCTGGCGCCGCCCGGGCCGCCGCCCGGCTGGCACGCGAGCGTGACTGCTCCACGGTGTTCTTCGGCGCCGCCGCACCGCTGGGTCTGCTCGCCCCGGCACTGCGCCGCGCCGGGGTCCAGCGCCTGGTCGGGGCCACCCACGGGCACGAGACCGGCTGGGTGGCGCTGCCCGGCGCCCGGCAGGCGATGCGCCGGATCGCCGGCGGCCTGGACACGGTCACCTACATCAGCGACTTCACGCGGTCCCGGCTCGCCCCGGCGCTGGGTGACCGCACCGAGCTGGTGCAGCTGTCACCCGGGGTGGACGTCGACCGGTTCGCACCCGGCGTCGACGGCGCCGCGGTGCGCGCCCGGTACGGACTCGGGGACGCCCCGGTCGTGGTCTGCGTGTCCCGGCTGGTGCCGCGGAAGGGCCAGGACGTGCTCGTCGCCGGGTGGGCCGACGTCCTCGCCCGGCACCCGCGCGCCCGGCTGCTGCTGGTGGGCGGCGGTCCGCTGGAGCCGGCGCTGCGCCGCACGGTGGCCGCCCGCGGCCTGGAGCACTCCGTCGTCCTCACCGGGGGCGTGCCGGCCGGGGAGCTGCCGGAGCACTACGCCGCCGGCGACGTCTTCGCCATGCCCTGCCGCACCCGCCGGGGCGGGCTGGACGTCGAGGGCCTGGGCATGGTCTTCCTCGAGGCCGCCGCCTGCGGGCGGCCGGTGGTCGCCGGCACCTCCGGCGGGGCGCCGGAGACCGTCGTCGAGGGCGTCACCGGGCACGTGGTCGACCCGCGCTCGCCCGCGGCGGTGGCCGCCGTGCTGGCCGACCTGCTCGACGACCCGGACCGGGCGCGCGCCATGGGCGTGGCCGGCCGGGCCTGGGTGGAGCAGCACTGGTCCTGGACGACGATCGCCGGCACCTTCGCCGCCGTCCTCGACGCCTGAGGGACGACGGGCCCCACTGCCCGCCCCTCGCGAGCTCGCGGCGGGACCCGGCAGTGGGGCCGACGTCACCGGCGTGAGCTGGTGGCCTCCGTCGCGTACAGGGCCTCGACCTCGTCGCCGTACTGCTTCATCACCACGGCCCGCTTGAGCTTCATGCTCGGGGTCAGCGTGCCGTTGGCCTCGGTGAAGTCCTCGCCGAGCACCCGGATCTTCTTGATCGCCTCGGCGTGGGAGACCGCCTTGTTGGCCTCGGCGACGGCCCGGTCGAGCTCGGCCAGCAGCTCGGGGTCCTCCCGCAGCTGGTCGGCGGTCAGAGCGGGGTCCTTGCCCACGCTCTTCAGCCAGGCCGGCAGCGCCTCGGGGTCGAGGGTGACCAGTGCGCCGATGAAGGGCCGCTGGTCTCCGACCACGATGCACTGGCTGACCAGCTTGTGGGCGCGCAGCCGGTCCTCCAGCACCGCGGGGGCGACGTTCTTGCCCGCAGCCGTCACCAGGATCTCCTTCTTGCGGCCGGTGATGGTCAGGAAGCCCTGGGCGTCGAGCTCGCCGAGGTCACCGGTGCGGAACCAGCCGTCGGCGTCGATCGCCTCGGCGGTGGCCTGCTCGTTGCGCCAGTACCCGCGCATCACGATGCCGCCGCGCACGAGCACCTCGCCGTCCTCGGCGATCATCGTGTCGACGCCGGGCAGCGGCCGCCCGACGGTGCCGATGCGCAGCGCCGCGTCGTGGTTGACCGCGGCGGCGGCGGTGGTCTCGGTGAGCCCGTAGCCCTCGAAGACGGTGACGCCCAGCCCGCGGTAGAAGTGGCCCAGCCGGGCACCGAGCGGGGCGCCACCGGAGATCGCGGCGTGGCAGCGGCCGCCCAGCGCCGCGCGCAGCCGGCCGTAGACGAGCCGGTCGAACAGCGCGTGCTGGACGCGGAGGGCGAGGCCGGGGCCGCCGGTGTCCTGGGCGCGGGACCAGTCGATGGCCACCTGCGCCGCCCGGTCGAAGACCTTCCCCTTCCCGCCGGCCTCGGCGGTGGCCTTCGCGGTGTTGTAGACCTTCTCGAACACCCGGGGGACGGCGAGGACGAAGGTCGGGGAGAACCGGCCGAGGTCGCCGACCAGGTCCTTGACGTCGGGGGTGTGACCGAGCACCACGCGGTTGTCGATGCCGCCGACCTGCAGAACCCGGGCCAGCACGTGCGCCAGCGGGATGAACAGCAGCAGCGAGCCGCCGGCGTTGAGGTGGCCGGACAGCAGGCTGATGCCGTTGCGGACCTCGAAGAGGAAGTTCGCGTGGGTGAGCTCGCAGCCCTTGGGCCGCCCGGTGGTGCCGCTGGTGTAGATCAGCGTGGCCAGGCTCGCCGAGCCCAGCGTCGCCCGGCGCTCGGCCAGGACGCTGTCGGGCACGTCGGCGCCGGCGGTGGTGAGGGTGTCCAGGGCGCCCTCGTCGATGACCCAGAGGGCGTCGAGCTCGGGCACCTCGCCGCGGATGGACTCGACCACGCCCGCGTGTGCGGCGGACTCCACGACGATGGCGCGGGCGCCGGAGTCGGCGAGCACCCAGGCGACCTGGTCGGGGCTGGAGGTCTCGTAGACCGGGACGACGACCGCACCGGCGGTCCAGATCGCGTAGTCCAGGACCGTCCACTCGTAGCGGGTGCGGGCCAGCAGGGCGACGCGGTCACCGGCCTGCACGCCACCGGCGACCAGGCCCTTGGCGACGCCGGCGACCTCGGCGGCGAACTGCGCGTACGTGACGTCGGTCCACTGCCCGTCGTGCTGCCGCCGCAGCCCGACGTCGTCGGGGTGCTCGGCCGCGTTCCGGGTGACCATGTCGGTCAGTGCCTCGTCGGGGCCCACGGTGGCGGTGGGGGGAACGCTCAGCTCGCGCACGCCGGTCCTCTCTGTCCCGCCCTGCCGGGAGCTCCGTCGCACCCGGCCCGGACGTGGGTCGACCCCCAATCTAGTCCGGCGGCGCGCCCGGGCAGCAGGCCAGCGACCCCCCGAACGGGCGGGAGGCCCCGGTCAGCGGCCAGGGGGGACGTACGGAGCGACTACCCTCCGGCCCATGGCCGACCAGTCCACGCAGTCGATCGTCGTCGAGGCCCCCGCGGCCGACGTCATGGCCGTGATCGCCGACTTCCCGGCCTA belongs to Modestobacter sp. L9-4 and includes:
- a CDS encoding long-chain fatty acid--CoA ligase, with protein sequence MRELSVPPTATVGPDEALTDMVTRNAAEHPDDVGLRRQHDGQWTDVTYAQFAAEVAGVAKGLVAGGVQAGDRVALLARTRYEWTVLDYAIWTAGAVVVPVYETSSPDQVAWVLADSGARAIVVESAAHAGVVESIRGEVPELDALWVIDEGALDTLTTAGADVPDSVLAERRATLGSASLATLIYTSGTTGRPKGCELTHANFLFEVRNGISLLSGHLNAGGSLLLFIPLAHVLARVLQVGGIDNRVVLGHTPDVKDLVGDLGRFSPTFVLAVPRVFEKVYNTAKATAEAGGKGKVFDRAAQVAIDWSRAQDTGGPGLALRVQHALFDRLVYGRLRAALGGRCHAAISGGAPLGARLGHFYRGLGVTVFEGYGLTETTAAAAVNHDAALRIGTVGRPLPGVDTMIAEDGEVLVRGGIVMRGYWRNEQATAEAIDADGWFRTGDLGELDAQGFLTITGRKKEILVTAAGKNVAPAVLEDRLRAHKLVSQCIVVGDQRPFIGALVTLDPEALPAWLKSVGKDPALTADQLREDPELLAELDRAVAEANKAVSHAEAIKKIRVLGEDFTEANGTLTPSMKLKRAVVMKQYGDEVEALYATEATSSRR
- a CDS encoding glycosyltransferase family 4 protein, with the translated sequence MSRTLVVTNDFPPRQGGIQTFVAALLDTRPPESLVVLASDHPGSAAYDAALPYEVVRMPTSMLLPTPGAARAAARLARERDCSTVFFGAAAPLGLLAPALRRAGVQRLVGATHGHETGWVALPGARQAMRRIAGGLDTVTYISDFTRSRLAPALGDRTELVQLSPGVDVDRFAPGVDGAAVRARYGLGDAPVVVCVSRLVPRKGQDVLVAGWADVLARHPRARLLLVGGGPLEPALRRTVAARGLEHSVVLTGGVPAGELPEHYAAGDVFAMPCRTRRGGLDVEGLGMVFLEAAACGRPVVAGTSGGAPETVVEGVTGHVVDPRSPAAVAAVLADLLDDPDRARAMGVAGRAWVEQHWSWTTIAGTFAAVLDA
- a CDS encoding M48 family metallopeptidase, coding for MSTAVAAQPTTRRLALLVAAVLGLALAVVIVVVTPWHLLPTPPGGRTPVDPAAAFTPEQAARAEAFAGALRPASLASLLLGLVVSGLFGLTQAGSATARAVARPLGGGWPWRVLLGTLVILVVGRLATLPLAAYAEVVRHRYGLSTRGWGLWARDVATSTGINAGLTALGLLVLVGLARRAPRTWWAWAGGGAAALVVIGSFLYPLLIEPAFNRFEPMPAGPLRTELLALADRSGTPVEDVLVADASRRTTALNAYVSGFGSTRRIVVYDTLLEQVPDEQIVSIAAHELGHVANDDVLTGTLIGALGAGAGTALLGWLLSSTPLLRRAGASGPGDGQVVGLLLLLLALGTLVSTPVQNLVSRHIEARADLHALDLTGDPASFIAVQRALGSANINDPDPPAAWQWWFGSHPTTAQRIAFAQDWTAVHGG